A section of the Corvus moneduloides isolate bCorMon1 chromosome 29, bCorMon1.pri, whole genome shotgun sequence genome encodes:
- the BGLAP gene encoding osteocalcin isoform X1 has translation MADVLEITLVGPCTPLAKATAPYKDTQGAGAVLSPAQEGTMKSLVLLTLLALLTLGLCRRAADGSTSTKDSPSSEAFVSRRASAEVVQRQKRNYGYDSSTYGAPPDPLEAKREVCELNPDCDELADQIGFQEAYRRYYGLV, from the exons GGGGCCATGCACCCCCCTTGCCAAGGCCACAGCACCCTATAAAGACacccagggagctggggctgtgctcagcccagcacaggaaggcaCCATGAAGTCCCTCGTCCTGCTGACCCTCTTGGCCCTGCTCACCCTTGGCCTCTGCCGCAGAG CTGCCGATGGCTCCACCAGCACCAAGGACTCGCCCAGCTCTGAAG ccttcGTCTCCAGACGCGCCAGCGCCGAGGTGGTGCAGAGACAGAAGCGAAATTATGGCTATGACAG CAGCACCTATGGAGCCCCGCCTGACCCACTGGAGGCCAAGCGTGAGGTGTGCGAGCTCAACCCCGACTGTGACGAGCTGGCCGACCAGATCGGATTTCAGGAGGCCTATCGGCGCTACTACGGCCTCGTGTAG
- the BGLAP gene encoding osteocalcin isoform X2, with protein MADVLEITLVGPCTPLAKATAPYKDTQGAGAVLSPAQEGTMKSLVLLTLLALLTLGLCRRAADGSTSTKDSPSSEAFVSRRASAEVVQRQKRNYGYDSTYGAPPDPLEAKREVCELNPDCDELADQIGFQEAYRRYYGLV; from the exons GGGGCCATGCACCCCCCTTGCCAAGGCCACAGCACCCTATAAAGACacccagggagctggggctgtgctcagcccagcacaggaaggcaCCATGAAGTCCCTCGTCCTGCTGACCCTCTTGGCCCTGCTCACCCTTGGCCTCTGCCGCAGAG CTGCCGATGGCTCCACCAGCACCAAGGACTCGCCCAGCTCTGAAG ccttcGTCTCCAGACGCGCCAGCGCCGAGGTGGTGCAGAGACAGAAGCGAAATTATGGCTATGACAG CACCTATGGAGCCCCGCCTGACCCACTGGAGGCCAAGCGTGAGGTGTGCGAGCTCAACCCCGACTGTGACGAGCTGGCCGACCAGATCGGATTTCAGGAGGCCTATCGGCGCTACTACGGCCTCGTGTAG